The Nostoc cf. commune SO-36 genomic sequence CCAGGTGGAAATTCTGAACTTCTGACGGAAAAATTAGCAATCAGTTCTGGAGGAAGATTTGTTGTTGTTGGTGATATTTGGTTAACTAACCAAGTGCAGTTGCTGCAAAAGTTAGGAATTGAACCGGATAGCTTTCAAGGAAGTTCTCTAGAACTGGTTGCTAATCTTTGGGAACGATGGGGCTTTGAATGTCTCAAGCATCTTGTGGGGATGTTTGGGCTAGTAGTTTGGGATAGAGAAAAACAGGTGTTGAAGTTAGTTCGCGATCGCATCGGTGTTCGTACTCTCTATTACACTACCACTGGTTCGGTTTGTTGGATTGCGCCTCAACTGAGAACTTTATCACCCCATCGTTCAGCCGATTTAGATTTGGTGGCGCTGCGAGATTATCTTTGTTGTGCCTTTGTTCCCGGAGAAAGAACGCTTTGGGAACAAGTGCGGGAACTGCGACCTGGAACCGTTTTAGAATTTCCTGACCAAAAAGTTACAGCTTATTGGCAGCTTCAAGAAAAGATTATAGCAATAGATCAACCCTTAGAATGGCATGGCGATCGCTTGCGAGAACTCCTAGACCAAGTTGTTCAAGAATATTTACCACCAGCAAATGAACCCGTTGGGGTTTTTCTTTCTGGTGGTTTGGACTCTAGCTGTATCACTGCTTTAGTCGCAAAATTCCACAAAGCACCAGTTCATACCTTCTCGATTCATTTTGGTTCTGAATCTCCCAATGAATTAGAATTTTCTAGTCTCGTTGCATCCCATTGCCAGACGCAGCACCACATTTTAGAAATTACTTTTAAAGATATGTGGGAACGCCTGCCGGAAACAATGGCTTATTTAGATGACCCCATTGGCGACCCATTGACTGTTCCCAACCTTTTGCTGGGACGACTGGCGAGAGAAAGCGTAGAAGTAATTTTAAATGGTGAAGGTGGCGACCCTTGTTTTGGTGGGCCAAAAAATCAGCCAATGCTAATTAATAGTTTATATGGATCTGTCACCAATCAAGATGCATTGCAAGCTTATTTAATTTCCTTCCAAAAGTGTGCTGCTGACTTACCGCAACTTTTAAAACCAGAAGTTTGGGCAGCAGTACAAACAGCACCTTGGGTTTTTGAAGAAGATTTATATTCCCAAGCTAACTATCTGAATCGTTTGATGGCGATGAACATCAAATTTAAAGGTGCTGACCAAATTTTGACCAAAGTTAGTAATTTAACTCAAGCAGCCCTTTTACAAGGTCGTTCTCCTTTGTTTGACCAACGAGTAGTAGACTTAAGTATGCAGATACCTCCAGAGTATAAGCTTTCTGGAGTTGAAGAAAAAGCCGTTTTAAAGCAAGCGATTACCTCCGGTAAGTCTTCTTTACAAGACGCTGCGGGTAGCTTGCTTCCCCGTATGGGTACGACGACCGCAAATATTTTACCAGACGCAATTATTCATCGTCCCAAAAGTGGCATGATGGTACCAGTGCAGTTAGGATTTCGCAAATATTGGCAACAAGAAGCCAAAGATTTATTGCTTAATCGGAATGCATATATCACTCCTTACTTGAACCAATTGCCAATTCGTAATTGGTTAAATTATGAAGGAGATACTTGGAGTCGTTATGGAGTAAAGCTGTGGTTGCTTGCTAGTTTAGAAATTTGGTTACAAGTAAATCAAAAAGCGCAGTAGTAAAAGCAACAAAAGGATACGCTATTAATATTACTTATAGTAATTTTGAATTTGTAGTAAGCAACATAACTCTTGTTATATGAATATATCCTGACTTATGTCAGCATTTTTTGTTTTAAAAACCATTAAAAAAACGCATTTTCAAGTGATTGGGGATTTTCTGCTAATTTATTTTTGATTATTTACTGAGCTAGTCTCCGTTTGCGGTGTAATCTCAATAATACGGTAACTATCACACTCGATCTTTGAGATAAATTACACCCAGAGGTGAATACCATGAAAAATTATGCTGATCAACAGGAATTTATTTTAAGTCAAATCACAAATAAATATTTTCAGCGCCGAGATTTCAGTGGATGTGACTTGAATGGAATCGACCTGAAAGGAATTGATTTAAGCGGTATTAACTTCATCGGAGCAGATTTGCGTGGTGCAAATTTGTCTGGCTGTGTTCTGAATCGTGCTAATTTAAGTGGGGCAAATTTGATGCAAGCTAGCTTACGTGAAGCTAATTTGTATGAAGCCTCTTTATGTGAAGCCAATTTAGCTAATGCTGATTTAACACGAGCAAATTTGTGTGGAACTTTCTTATGGCGGGTGAACTTTACAAGCAGTAATCTTTGGGGTGCTTCTTTGTGTGATGCGGATTTGAGAGAAGCAGACTTAAGTGAAGCTAAATTAATTGAAGCATCGTTGATTGAAGCTAACTTAAGTTTTGCAAATCTCTCAGGAGCAAATCTCTCAGGAGCAAAATTACTAGAAGCTAATTTGACTGAGGCCAACTTAACTAGTGCAGACTTGACATGGGCAAATTTAACCAAGGCAAATTTGAGTAAGGCAAACCTTTGGAAGACAAATTTTATTTATGCAAAGTTGCGGGATACTATTATGCCTGATGGCACAATTGAGCAACCTCAGATAATGCTTTATTAGCCATTTGTCGGGAGTTAGGAGAGACGCGATTAATCGCGTCTGTACAAGAAGTTTCTGTTTGCTCCAATACCTAATGCCTAAAATTCGCGTTGTGAGAAGATAAAAATTGCGATCGCTAACAACATGGCACTATAAAGTAAGCCATAACCAGCATTTGTAATCAGTGCAGTTGTGTCAGGTAGTGCTTGCAAACCATAAACAGCATCATTTTTCAAATCTAATCGAGATAAATCTGGCAAGATGAGAAACAAACCTTGAGTTAGACGTTCCATACCAGGGTTGCGGCTAAGACGCCCAAGTTGTACTAAATCTTGTGTAATATTTCCGATTAAATATACCGCAAAAGTTAAAACAGTCGCTAGCAAAGAAGCAGTAAAAACACCGAAGGTAATAGCCATAGCGGTGATTAGTGACAACTGCAATAATAAGAAAATTGCAGCAATTAAAATACTCGCCGTTGGATGAGGAATGTTACCAAATTGCAGAAATATCAGAAAAATGGCTGTCATCGTGGCGACAAGTACAGCTAATACTGCCGATAAACCTAAGTATTTGCCAACGATAATTTCGCTGCGGCTGACAGGTTTAGCAATTAACACCAAGATGGTGCGTTTTTCAATTTCTTTATTAATCAGCCCCGTACCAACAAATATCGTAATGATTAACCCGATGGCATTCATTGCAGCCATCCCAAAGTCTAAAAACATTTTGTCTTCAGTCGTAGCTGCAAATTCAGGAAGGATGCGGAAGGCTGCGGCAAGTATTAACGCATAAAAACCAATAATATATAATACGCGATCGCGTACCACTTCCTGAAACACATTTTTTGCTAATACAAAAATTCTGTTAATAGTCATTTTTTTTGGGCGTTAAGCATTGGACATTAGGAATTGGGCATGACTCACCAGCTTTACTGTTGTTGCAAAGGCGGTGAGCCAGCAATAAATTTATTGGCAGGATCGCATTCAATTTCGGCAACTGTAGCCTTATTCTCTGGATTATTGGGTGCTGTAACTAATTCTTTAATCTCACAAGATTTCTTAAAATAATATCCCCGTGGATTAGAACTTGGGCCTATCCAAATACTTAATAAATCTAATATATATTCAGACGAAATACCAGATTTAGTATTAGCTACACGCGGTTCAACACGCCACATTGCTTTTTCTTCGTATTTACCTAAGTTCTTTTGAATTACTTGCCTACCCAAAATTCCTACGCGCTGTTGCACATTTTCCGGTAACAGCCATTTCTCTACTTCCGACCAAGGTCTTCCAGCTATTTCTTGTACTATTATTGGCTGAAGTTTCTCTAGAATTAAAGCACCATTTTCTGGGATTTTGGCTGCTTTTTCTACTCTGACAACAATGGTGCTACGTTCAAAAGTATCTGCATGCAAACTGGGATATTGTCGTGACCAATTATCCACCACAAAGTAGAATTGAATCCAGCAACTTAGTAGCATACTACTAGCAACTAAAATTATAATTCTTTGGCGGTCTTCTGGCTTAGGAATGCGAGCTTTAGCATCAGTATCATTTCCTTCAATAAACTCTGGTATTGCCGTAATTAGTGCTGAAATGGTTGGCCAAAAAACGATTGTCCTTGGTGTAATTACATCCCGTTGATCTCCAAATGCAAAAACACTGACTAAGAAACCAGTGATCACTGCCCCAACTGGCATAAAAGTACCAGGAACTCTTAAAGGATCTTCAGTTGTATACCAAGCTGTGCCAGCAATTAAAAATAACCAACCACAAAAGGCAATTATATCTTTAATATAACCTGTAGCAAAATATGAGAGTACCCAAGAAAAAACACTCATATATATAAATGTCTGCCAAGAATAAGCTTTGGGTGGAACTAATACTTTTCTAATTCCCGCATAAAGCCCTTCAGCAAATTTAAAAACTCCAAATACATCTTTAAGTAGCGTATTCATGTTCCTCCTTAAACTTGATTAATCAATCACTAATTTTTATCTAATTTCAACAAGTAACTAATTACTATTTTGAGCGGAATAATAAAATAATAGTTATTGCAGTATAGCTGAGAGAATTTGCTATTAATATAGTAGTAACTAAATTAGTATTTTGGAAAGTAATTCTGCTAAAACGACGCCTTCGCTGCCTCTGCGATATTTGAGGTTCATCTGTTTTTTTAGCAACTGGCTCCTGTAACGATAATAGTAAAGTTTTTAAAATGAAATATTTCATTAAAAAAGTTGCAAAGAAAATTATACAGGCAGTTAAAATAATTAAAAATTGTGTATTTCCCAGTTTAAAACTATTAAAAAATATATAGTTAACTAATTCTGATTTCACTTGTGTAGGCAATATTGGTTCTGAGATAAAAAATATTAACCAACCAATTACACTAGAAAACAGATTGATAGAAATGGCATAAAAAATACTAGTTTTTTTATCAAATTTTAGTCGAGACTGTAAAACATAAGCTTCGATAGGGATGGCTATTAGTACAAATAGAAAGTCAAACAGAATCCCACCAATGGGAAAAATCGTAGGAATCATCCAATCTTCAGGCATAAATCGTCAAGGGTAAGGGTTAACTGTAGTGAGTATAACTGGGATAGTGAGGGTGATGGCAATACAGTTCGCATAAGCAGGGTAAGAAAGAGAGGTATTGTTTAGTGATTCTTCTCTCCCCTTGCCTGCCTCAACCAAAAAATTTATAAGTGAGATGCTGAAAACCCCTGAGAAACAGCAACGCAGTTGCGTCTTTCGTACTTCAGGCAGGGGATGAAAGCTAGCAGCACCGTTTACGGTGTTGCGATTTAATCTTTTTGGTGTGCTATATACTCTATTACATTTTTCGTAGAAATATTACCAGCAGTGGAAACAAAATAGCTAGGTGTCCATAAAGTTGGAAGTTTAAGTAATTCTGGAAACTCTTTTCTTAAGTGATGAGAAGCCCGTCCTTTGATTCTGTTCATGATTTGGGACGGGTTGTCTGTTGGTTTCACATTCAAAAATAAGTGAACATGGTCAGGCATAATTTCCATTGCAACAATTCTCCATCTATTTTCATTGCAAACCTCACAGATGATTTCCTGCAATCTCTCGGCTATTGCGTCTACTAGCACTTTCTTTCGGCGTTTGGGTATAAAAATGAAGTGATAGTTAAGAAGTGATATTGCATTGCCTTCATGTCTATATTCATCTGGAGAAAAACTTCCCATCTTCCTATAATTGCTGGTTGTGTTTTGTATATATTTTGTATATATATAGTGTATATTCAAGTAAGCCAGTAGACAACAGGAGGTGATAGTATTTGCTAATAAATTATGCCTACAAGCTGCGTCCTAATATCACTCAGTCGAACAAAATGAGTGGATGGGTAGATATGCTGCGGTCTACTTACAACTGGAGTTTAGCAGACAGAATAACCCAATATAATCAACAGTTCTTCCAGGGAGACTATTGCGATATCAGAACCAGGGGAGAAGCCTGTCCATTGACTTGTTTTGTGAGCAAGAACGGTGCGAGTGGTGAACCCTGGAAAGATACGAAAGTTGATAAGGATGGCAAGCTTAAAAACCCACGGCGTAGTGCTGGAGACATCCAAATAACTGGACTACCAGAATTAAAGAAAGCTAGACCCTGGTTTAGTGAAATTGACTCTACAGTGCTACAGCAAAATGTAAAACGCCTTGATACTGCATATAAAAACTTTTTTGAACGCCAAGTAGCGTCTCCGTCAGGAGAAGGTAGAGGGTTTCCCAAATTTAAAAACCGAAGTAACTTTACATCCTTTACTTATCAAATGGGCGTAAAAGTTCAAGGTAGTAAAATCTATCTTCCTAAGTTGGGATGGATGCGTTTTTTCAATTCCCGCGTAATACCAGTATGTTTTACCATCAAAGCTGCAACAATCCGCAAGCGTCAAGATGGTTGGTACGTATCGATTAGGATTGAAGATAAAACCATACCAGACTACATATCAAAGCCACTAGATGAAGTTAATTCTATTCTTGGTTGCGACATGGGGATTACTAAACTTGTCCATTTGTCTGATAGGCATCAAATTGATAATCCTAAATTCTCAACCAACAAGAAAGCTAAACGTACTCTGAAAATTAGGCAGAGACGAGTTAGCAAAAAACTTAAAGGTAGTAAAAATCGTAAAAAAGCAGCAAACAAGTTAGGACATTTTCATAAGAAGATTACAGATAAACGAGTTGCTTATCAGTGGGATATTGCTAACAAAATAGTATCTAAAAGTGTTGATGCTATTGCGCTAGAAGATTTAAACATCTCCGGTATGTTGAAACGCTGTAAAGTAAAAACTGATGAAACGACCGGGAGATTTTTAAAGAACGGACAATCAAGAAAGAAAGGTTTAAATCGCGCTATCTCTGATGCAAGCTGGAGTGAGTTGATTTTAAAAATTGAGTATCTCGCTGCAAAGCAAGGAAAAGTCGTAATTAAAATTAACCCTATACACTCATCCCAAGAATGCAGAAATTGTGGGCATATTGATAAGTCAAATCGTGATGGTGAGAAGTTCATTTGTACAGAATGCGGATATCACGAACACGCTGACATCGGTGCTGCAAAAACTATTAGAGATAGAGGTTTTAAAATAGTACGTGGGGACTCCGCGAAACTAGGTGTTAATCACCAAAACGCCCAAAAGGTATCACCACGCTCTATGAGCAAACGTGGTGAGTTTGGGAACCTGTGCAAACAGGATATTAAGTCTGTGAAGTCTTAAGAATCTCTTCGCCTTTAGGCAGGAGAGTGTCAAGCCATTGTTCTTGTCCTTTACTATGCTGGTGTAACAGTATTCCTATATTGACATTATTAATACATTAAACTGAACATTGTACGGTTGCATTAGAGGAGCAGTTTTTCTATTTGAGAGTACAAGACGTTAGGTAAGATTAAAGACTGCCACGTTATAGCTTTTCGAGAGATGATAAGGAACGGTATCGGTATTCGCACGGCGCAAGTGCGTCAAGAACGGCTCATTGGTCAAATTCACGTCTATGATGGTCTGGGTAAAGGTAAATCTCAAGCGGCTTTGGGAGTAGTTTTGCGCTCGATTGGCTTGGGGATAAATGCGCCTAGCAATTCTAACCGCGTTTTACTGCTGCGGTTTTTAAAAGGGCCGGAACGTGATTATGATGAAGATGGAGCGATCGCAGCTTTGCAGCGCGGGTTTCCTCATTTAATAGACCAGGTTCGCACTGGAAGAGCCGAATTTTTTGGCCCAGAAGAAATTACCACCTTTGACCGAGATGAGGCGATGCGGGGTTGGGATGTAGCCAAAGGTGCGATCGCTAGCGGACTATATTCAGTTGTCGTCTTAGATGAAATTAACCCGGTTCTGGATTTGGGTTTGCTACCAGTAGATGAAGTGGTAAAGACATTAAAATCCAAACCTCAAGAGTTGGAAATCATCGCCACCGGACGCGCCGCACCACAAAAATTGCTGGATATTGCAGATTTGCACTCAGAAATGAAACCTCATCACCACCCAACAGCTAAAGCTCTTTTCTTAGAAGGGATTGAAATTTATACTGGTGCTGGTAAAGGTAAGTCTACTAGTGCTTTGGGCAAAGCCTTACAAGCAATTGGTAGGGGAATCAATCATCCAGGATCTACGCGTGTGCTGATTATGCAGTGGCTCAAAGGTGGTAGTGGCTACACAGAAGACGCGGCGATCGCTGCTTTGCAGCAGTCATATCCAGAAGTAGTGGATCATCAACGCTGTGGTGGAGATGCCATCGTCTGGCGAAATTCCCGGCAAGAATTAGATTATGTAGAAGCCGAACGGGGTTGGGAAATTGCCAAAGTTGCGATCGCCTCTGGCTTATATAAAACTATTATTCTTGATGAACTAAATCCCACCGTTGATTTAGAACTACTCCCCGTTGAACCTATTGTCCAAGCTTTACTCCGCAAACCCCGCGACACCGAAATCATTATTACTGGTCGCTGCCAAAATCCACCCGCATACTTCGACTTGGCTAGCGTCCACTCAGAGGTTTATTGCCACAAACACTATGCAAATCAAGGTGTAGAACTCAAAAGAGGGGTAGATTTTTAGACGTTACTAATTAAGAGTATCAATAGGCAAGGTAGCAAGTTCCTAAAGTTGTTGCAGCGGAAGCTACCCTGCAAGTTTACAAGAATCCTGTCTAAGTTAAACTGCATAAGCTATACACTACCTTAATTCCTCTTCTAGTTTTTTAAATAGATATCTGGTGAAATTAAATATGCGTTATCCCTAACACTTGTAGAGACGTAGCAGTGCTACGTCTCTACATTTTTTTTCCGAGATGTTTAATAGGCAAACCTATTAGACATCTGATGAAAATTAATTTATAACCCTTGTGCATCTTAGGTTAAGACCTAATTTCTAGAGATGTCTATTATTTGACAGCTGAGAAATTGTAATTTCCAAAACTGCCGAAAATGGATGAAAATGACCCACCTATTTTTAAGACAGCTCCAGTCTGTGAAAGATTTCCTTCATAGTATTGAATTGTCGAGCCGTTCCTGATACGTGAAAATCCAATGTTGCCACTAAAAGGGCAATAGAACCCTTGAATTGAATCTGTTGTAAAGATAGTACCGCTGATGGGTCGGCAATTTAGAGTGCTGCTCGGCTGATTGATTACCAGGGTACCCTCAGACTGATTTGCTGACACAGACCAAGTTCCTGCTACGCTGGTTGGCCAACCATCTGCACGGGCAGCACTAGTCCAACACAATGTACTTAAACAGACAGTGAGTGCAGCACTTTTTTTCAAGTTGAAATTCATAAAATTCCTCTCAAAAAACTTTGTATTTAGTTTAGTTTCCTCACTACTTTTAAGATAGAGCAACTCGTAATTTAGCGATAGACTAAGCCTCCTTACTGCAACGAATCTTGATGAATTACTCAGTCTTAATACTCTTTAATAACTTTCACCAGAGAATAAAAGTTTCTATACTACACAAGACTTTTGTCCAAAAAATTATAATTATCAAGAGTAATTTAGATCCCTTTACTCTGGAATATAATGCTCTTGCTCCAGACGATTTGGTTGCTTAGATTTACTCAGTTGATAATCCTCAAAAATAACTTCATACCCATCTGCCTGTAGTGATATTTCCATAACCATATTTCGTTAATTGGGATTAAGAGCAGTGTTAATGGATATCATGGGCTGGGGTTGATATTAAAAGGGACGAAACTAACGTTGGGAGTAGTCCCCATACTTCTCAGGTTTTGAGGAAAAGGGAAAGGGAAAAGGAAAAACCATTACCGAAAAGTCGCTAATGGTTACTGTATAAAAGCATTTTTTCAATCCGTCGAACTCACTTTAAAAATTATTAAGCCGACGACGATATTGATGTAGCAACAAAGCTGCTCCAGTAAAACCCAAGCCAAGTAACGTTGTTGTCGCTCCTGGTTCTGAAACTCTTTGAGGAGTCCGTATAGAGAAATCTAATACAGCGACACCCCTAGAAGTTAATGGGCCCATCAGGTGAACCTGGAGTCAGCCTATCTTCTTGAGTGAAAGTTATTAAGCCTGTAGCGTTATCGAATATACCAGTTCCACCAGTGACATTTATGATGCCA encodes the following:
- a CDS encoding RNA-guided endonuclease InsQ/TnpB family protein, translated to MLINYAYKLRPNITQSNKMSGWVDMLRSTYNWSLADRITQYNQQFFQGDYCDIRTRGEACPLTCFVSKNGASGEPWKDTKVDKDGKLKNPRRSAGDIQITGLPELKKARPWFSEIDSTVLQQNVKRLDTAYKNFFERQVASPSGEGRGFPKFKNRSNFTSFTYQMGVKVQGSKIYLPKLGWMRFFNSRVIPVCFTIKAATIRKRQDGWYVSIRIEDKTIPDYISKPLDEVNSILGCDMGITKLVHLSDRHQIDNPKFSTNKKAKRTLKIRQRRVSKKLKGSKNRKKAANKLGHFHKKITDKRVAYQWDIANKIVSKSVDAIALEDLNISGMLKRCKVKTDETTGRFLKNGQSRKKGLNRAISDASWSELILKIEYLAAKQGKVVIKINPIHSSQECRNCGHIDKSNRDGEKFICTECGYHEHADIGAAKTIRDRGFKIVRGDSAKLGVNHQNAQKVSPRSMSKRGEFGNLCKQDIKSVKS
- the fraC gene encoding filament integrity protein FraC yields the protein MPEDWMIPTIFPIGGILFDFLFVLIAIPIEAYVLQSRLKFDKKTSIFYAISINLFSSVIGWLIFFISEPILPTQVKSELVNYIFFNSFKLGNTQFLIILTACIIFFATFLMKYFILKTLLLSLQEPVAKKTDEPQISQRQRRRRFSRITFQNTNLVTTILIANSLSYTAITIILLFRSK
- a CDS encoding asparagine synthetase B family protein, with amino-acid sequence MLFDAFKNRKSRKIEFIKTEATWRVAWGIDANYENIAWRDEKFSVILPGGNSELLTEKLAISSGGRFVVVGDIWLTNQVQLLQKLGIEPDSFQGSSLELVANLWERWGFECLKHLVGMFGLVVWDREKQVLKLVRDRIGVRTLYYTTTGSVCWIAPQLRTLSPHRSADLDLVALRDYLCCAFVPGERTLWEQVRELRPGTVLEFPDQKVTAYWQLQEKIIAIDQPLEWHGDRLRELLDQVVQEYLPPANEPVGVFLSGGLDSSCITALVAKFHKAPVHTFSIHFGSESPNELEFSSLVASHCQTQHHILEITFKDMWERLPETMAYLDDPIGDPLTVPNLLLGRLARESVEVILNGEGGDPCFGGPKNQPMLINSLYGSVTNQDALQAYLISFQKCAADLPQLLKPEVWAAVQTAPWVFEEDLYSQANYLNRLMAMNIKFKGADQILTKVSNLTQAALLQGRSPLFDQRVVDLSMQIPPEYKLSGVEEKAVLKQAITSGKSSLQDAAGSLLPRMGTTTANILPDAIIHRPKSGMMVPVQLGFRKYWQQEAKDLLLNRNAYITPYLNQLPIRNWLNYEGDTWSRYGVKLWLLASLEIWLQVNQKAQ
- the tnpA gene encoding IS200/IS605 family transposase, which codes for MGSFSPDEYRHEGNAISLLNYHFIFIPKRRKKVLVDAIAERLQEIICEVCNENRWRIVAMEIMPDHVHLFLNVKPTDNPSQIMNRIKGRASHHLRKEFPELLKLPTLWTPSYFVSTAGNISTKNVIEYIAHQKD
- a CDS encoding pentapeptide repeat-containing protein, producing the protein MKNYADQQEFILSQITNKYFQRRDFSGCDLNGIDLKGIDLSGINFIGADLRGANLSGCVLNRANLSGANLMQASLREANLYEASLCEANLANADLTRANLCGTFLWRVNFTSSNLWGASLCDADLREADLSEAKLIEASLIEANLSFANLSGANLSGAKLLEANLTEANLTSADLTWANLTKANLSKANLWKTNFIYAKLRDTIMPDGTIEQPQIMLY
- the fraD gene encoding septal junction protein FraD; its protein translation is MNTLLKDVFGVFKFAEGLYAGIRKVLVPPKAYSWQTFIYMSVFSWVLSYFATGYIKDIIAFCGWLFLIAGTAWYTTEDPLRVPGTFMPVGAVITGFLVSVFAFGDQRDVITPRTIVFWPTISALITAIPEFIEGNDTDAKARIPKPEDRQRIIILVASSMLLSCWIQFYFVVDNWSRQYPSLHADTFERSTIVVRVEKAAKIPENGALILEKLQPIIVQEIAGRPWSEVEKWLLPENVQQRVGILGRQVIQKNLGKYEEKAMWRVEPRVANTKSGISSEYILDLLSIWIGPSSNPRGYYFKKSCEIKELVTAPNNPENKATVAEIECDPANKFIAGSPPLQQQ
- a CDS encoding cob(I)yrinic acid a,c-diamide adenosyltransferase; its protein translation is MIRNGIGIRTAQVRQERLIGQIHVYDGLGKGKSQAALGVVLRSIGLGINAPSNSNRVLLLRFLKGPERDYDEDGAIAALQRGFPHLIDQVRTGRAEFFGPEEITTFDRDEAMRGWDVAKGAIASGLYSVVVLDEINPVLDLGLLPVDEVVKTLKSKPQELEIIATGRAAPQKLLDIADLHSEMKPHHHPTAKALFLEGIEIYTGAGKGKSTSALGKALQAIGRGINHPGSTRVLIMQWLKGGSGYTEDAAIAALQQSYPEVVDHQRCGGDAIVWRNSRQELDYVEAERGWEIAKVAIASGLYKTIILDELNPTVDLELLPVEPIVQALLRKPRDTEIIITGRCQNPPAYFDLASVHSEVYCHKHYANQGVELKRGVDF
- a CDS encoding ABC transporter permease; its protein translation is MTINRIFVLAKNVFQEVVRDRVLYIIGFYALILAAAFRILPEFAATTEDKMFLDFGMAAMNAIGLIITIFVGTGLINKEIEKRTILVLIAKPVSRSEIIVGKYLGLSAVLAVLVATMTAIFLIFLQFGNIPHPTASILIAAIFLLLQLSLITAMAITFGVFTASLLATVLTFAVYLIGNITQDLVQLGRLSRNPGMERLTQGLFLILPDLSRLDLKNDAVYGLQALPDTTALITNAGYGLLYSAMLLAIAIFIFSQREF